In Moorena sp. SIOASIH, the following proteins share a genomic window:
- a CDS encoding response regulator: MSVSTTNIPDLDLTNFTILVIDDNPTNLGVAVDYLEDAGLTILVARNGESGLKRAKYAHPDIILLDVLMPGMDGFETCRRLKADYETKDIPVIFMTALSGIEDKVKGFEVGGVDYLTKPIQSQEVLARVKVHLQLRSLTKTLEDQTKTLEEQNQRLKKEIKQRMEVEAELNETLQQLQATQDELIQSEKMAALGQLVAGVAHEINTPLGAINSSVRNLANFLAHHLKQLPSFFQTLSKERQSDFFTLLERSSQQTTPLSTREQRQIRKALTGQMTSHSIEKAAKLANILVGIGVWDDLDTLLPLLKDPEGEKILQTAYQFANLQTSTRNIVTAAERAAKVVFALKTYAHDDSSGNKIEANIIEGIETILTLYYNQLKYGVEVIRNYEDSLPAILCYPDQLNQVWTNLIHNGIQAMDSKGTLTIDVKHQDDQIKVSFTDSGKGIPPEVIPKIFQPFFTTKPPGEGSGLGLDIVKKIVDKHQGQIEVESVPGKTTFTVVLPIEIVSE; this comes from the coding sequence ATGAGTGTCAGCACGACGAATATCCCTGATCTTGACTTAACCAACTTCACTATTTTGGTGATTGATGATAATCCTACCAATTTAGGAGTAGCTGTTGATTATTTGGAAGATGCTGGTTTGACGATTTTGGTAGCCCGCAATGGTGAGAGTGGCTTGAAGCGAGCTAAATACGCCCATCCAGATATCATTTTGCTGGATGTGTTGATGCCAGGGATGGATGGCTTTGAAACCTGCCGCCGTTTGAAAGCAGATTACGAAACCAAAGATATTCCTGTAATTTTTATGACGGCTTTATCCGGTATAGAGGATAAGGTGAAAGGATTTGAGGTTGGGGGAGTCGATTATCTGACTAAGCCGATTCAGTCACAGGAGGTGTTAGCAAGAGTCAAGGTACATTTACAACTGCGTTCTTTGACCAAAACCCTTGAGGACCAAACCAAGACATTGGAGGAGCAGAATCAACGTCTGAAAAAAGAAATTAAACAGCGCATGGAAGTGGAAGCAGAACTCAACGAAACCCTGCAACAGCTGCAAGCTACTCAAGACGAGTTGATCCAATCTGAAAAAATGGCTGCTCTTGGACAATTAGTGGCTGGAGTTGCTCATGAAATTAACACTCCTTTAGGTGCTATTAACTCCTCAGTTAGGAATCTTGCCAACTTTTTAGCTCACCACCTCAAGCAGTTACCTTCCTTTTTTCAAACACTTTCCAAGGAACGTCAGTCGGATTTCTTTACCTTACTAGAACGCTCCAGCCAACAAACGACTCCTTTATCTACTCGGGAACAACGTCAAATCAGAAAAGCCTTGACCGGCCAGATGACATCTCACTCGATTGAAAAAGCAGCAAAACTCGCCAATATTTTAGTGGGAATTGGGGTTTGGGACGACCTAGACACCTTGTTGCCTCTACTGAAAGACCCAGAGGGAGAAAAAATTTTACAAACTGCCTATCAATTTGCTAATCTCCAAACCAGTACCCGTAACATTGTTACCGCTGCTGAACGAGCTGCTAAAGTGGTGTTTGCCCTGAAAACTTATGCCCATGATGATTCTAGTGGTAACAAGATAGAGGCAAATATTATTGAAGGGATTGAAACTATTTTAACTCTATATTATAACCAACTAAAATACGGTGTAGAAGTAATCAGAAATTATGAGGATTCCTTACCTGCTATTCTTTGCTATCCCGACCAACTTAATCAAGTCTGGACGAACTTGATTCACAATGGCATTCAAGCTATGGATAGTAAGGGAACTTTAACCATTGATGTCAAACACCAGGATGATCAGATAAAAGTAAGTTTCACTGATAGTGGTAAAGGAATTCCCCCGGAGGTTATACCAAAAATATTTCAGCCTTTTTTTACGACTAAACCCCCTGGAGAAGGGAGTGGTTTGGGGCTAGATATTGTCAAAAAGATTGTGGATAAACATCAGGGTCAGATTGAGGTGGAGTCGGTGCCTGGAAAGACGACATTTACAGTAGTGTTGCCAATCGAGATAGTTTCAGAGTAA
- a CDS encoding VOC family protein: protein MMQKLLQKLKTATVIVLISVFVLLISGWTSTAVAQSPMGDVVTGYISKVNVADLGRAIDFYHGILGMEWDHSEDTDRWTQFFYPRVPGTLIGVYEGQPTGTGEAALTLVVEDIFVASDVLMSQGIEVSPIHDVGGGVLLAFFKDFDGNSLTLRQNGW from the coding sequence ATGATGCAAAAATTATTGCAAAAGCTAAAAACAGCAACAGTCATAGTACTGATCAGTGTTTTTGTTCTGTTAATTTCTGGATGGACAAGCACCGCAGTTGCTCAATCCCCTATGGGTGATGTCGTAACGGGCTATATATCTAAAGTAAATGTCGCCGATCTGGGCCGAGCCATCGACTTTTACCATGGAATTTTGGGCATGGAATGGGATCATTCCGAGGATACAGACCGTTGGACACAGTTCTTTTACCCCAGGGTGCCTGGCACCCTAATTGGCGTCTACGAAGGCCAACCTACAGGAACAGGAGAAGCAGCACTCACACTAGTTGTGGAAGATATATTTGTTGCTAGTGATGTCCTAATGTCTCAAGGGATTGAGGTTTCACCGATTCATGATGTTGGTGGAGGAGTTCTATTAGCATTCTTTAAGGATTTTGATGGCAACAGCTTAACTCTTCGCCAGAACGGGTGGTAA
- a CDS encoding DUF6208 family protein encodes MRYRLFVPSCLLPIAYCLLPLASCLLPLAYSLLPAPCSLLLSLYKQMNNIELFWEIPLSILSFIFSRILRFVMQTIGGYFTSKKNTKNIQWQLVSAEFLKKPIKLIWAMSRARWNLHAIISLVGPIQVKEVISFDASAAKQSAQSWTLVVYSLPDFETITNISSLTVSGENQWESVSLKPGKYLLGLRYYHWSETIEQPTVKADGVKVVDAKQINAPTDINSFYRDLIKRKNWLHVWLNYYVFNLLRFKQWLPQSFVKKVFLPVPNPETKFYYGALKKGESIQFKLAPSLLTTHDIYYSLYSRECFALDWYKITEGEHRTSASDQKSIYIVRIHPKFERNALFENSWVKIAVV; translated from the coding sequence ATGAGGTACAGATTATTTGTGCCCTCTTGCCTATTGCCTATTGCCTATTGCCTCTTGCCTCTTGCCTCTTGCCTCTTGCCTCTTGCCTACTCCCTGCTCCCTGCTCCCTGCTCCCTGCTCCTTAGCCTATACAAACAAATGAATAATATAGAGCTTTTCTGGGAAATCCCCTTATCCATACTCTCCTTCATCTTTTCCCGCATCCTAAGATTTGTGATGCAAACCATCGGGGGATACTTTACCTCCAAAAAAAATACTAAAAATATCCAGTGGCAACTCGTATCAGCCGAGTTTTTAAAAAAGCCCATCAAATTAATTTGGGCAATGAGTCGAGCTCGTTGGAATCTTCACGCTATTATTTCTCTAGTTGGACCGATTCAGGTCAAAGAGGTAATTAGCTTTGATGCCAGTGCAGCTAAACAATCAGCCCAATCTTGGACATTAGTAGTTTACAGTCTACCAGATTTTGAAACTATCACTAATATCAGCTCCCTCACCGTATCCGGAGAAAACCAATGGGAATCCGTGAGCTTGAAACCAGGTAAATACTTATTAGGTTTGCGGTATTATCACTGGTCAGAAACAATAGAACAACCTACTGTTAAAGCAGATGGTGTTAAAGTCGTAGATGCCAAGCAAATTAACGCCCCTACTGATATCAACAGCTTTTACCGTGACCTAATTAAACGAAAAAATTGGCTTCATGTCTGGTTAAATTATTATGTTTTCAACCTGTTGCGCTTTAAGCAATGGTTACCCCAATCATTTGTAAAAAAAGTATTCTTACCTGTACCGAATCCAGAAACAAAATTTTACTATGGTGCCTTGAAAAAAGGAGAATCTATTCAATTTAAACTAGCACCATCCCTGTTAACAACCCATGATATTTACTACAGCTTGTACAGCCGTGAATGCTTTGCTCTAGATTGGTACAAAATTACTGAAGGGGAACATAGAACATCTGCTAGTGATCAGAAGTCTATTTATATTGTTCGGATTCATCCGAAATTTGAGCGCAATGCTTTATTTGAAAATAGTTGGGTGAAGATAGCCGTTGTTTGA